The genomic region TTCGAATAACCGAGATTTGATAGTATAATATATCTATTACCCGGAGAAAGATGCACATACGCAACCGTATGCCTAAATAGGAATTATGAATCGCTAAGACAAGATTGATTGTTCCACAAGCGGTATAGGGCCGCAAAAAACTAAGCGGGCTGTATTTACCCGGACCTGATGTCTTGCGAAAAACTATGATAAGGGAAACTCAATCCGGACAAATTCCGATCTGATACCCTTAACAGAAGTGAAGCGTAGCACAGACACCGCTTAGCAATTGCAAAATGATAGCTTAATTCGAATGGACCTCGTTTGTAGAGGAAATTTAATCGGTTTCCAATGCGCAGttggaaaagaataacCTCTTATCAGGCTCTCTATTGGGAAATGGTAAAAAAATAGTGTGCTTCAATTATTGGAAATCTTGACCAAGTTATAGCGTAACTCATAGATATTTACAAGATTTTGTACAACGGTTTATCTTGTTCGTGTTGCAtcattttttcctttgccTCTCCATTTCTGGTGTTAAAGCCATTCTATGAGCCTAGTGAAGAATCAATATCGTATGTAGTTTAACAAATTTACTAGTTTACTAGTTCTTATCTCTCCCCGCCGTTTGTATAAAAGGTGAATGCAGTTTCAATACATGGCTGACATTGATGTTGAAGTCTATATCTTAATTTAGGTTTAATGTTAggttaaaaaaaaaggctaACGTAGGATATTGACTGATCTTCTTAGAAATTAAACTAAGTTCCAGAAGTAGAAGCTTTATCATCCgtttcatcaacaataaaagaagaatgtcCTTTACCAGCATCAAACTAGCAGATGGTACTGAGTACCAACAACCTTTAGGTTTATTCATTAACAATGAATATGTTGAAGCACATGGTTCGGAGACTTTAACATCATATAACCCAAGTTCTGGTGAAGAAATCTGCAAAGTTCAATGTGCAGACCCAAAGATTGATGTCGATTTGGCTGTTAAGGCTGCAAGAGACGCTTTTCCTGGTTGGAAAGCGACTCCAGCtatagaaaagagagaCTTGTTCTACAAATTGGCCGGCTTGTTGGAAAGAGATATTGACATATTAAGTAAAATCGAGTCCCTGGACACTGGAAAGCCAATTGCCAACAATGCCAAGTACGACATACTAGAAGTGGTTGAGGTCTTAAAGTACTATGCTGGATGGATCGATAAGGCAGGTGGTCAATCTTTCGCTCCAAGCAGTGAAAAGTTAGCTTATACTTTACATCAGCCATTAGGCGTGGTTGGATGTATTATCCCATTCAACTATCCATTGGCTATGATGTCTTGGAAATGGACTGCTATCGCCACTGGGAACACAACTGTTTTTAAATCTGCGGATCAGACTCCATTATCCATCCTATATTTCGCCAAATTGGTGAAGGAAGCAGGGTTCCCTGCAGGTGTTTTCAATGTCTTATCCGGTACAGGTGCCTCTGTTGGTAGTGCCATTGTTAAACACACTGGTGTAGACAAGATTGCATTCACAGGTTCCACTGCAGTTGGTCAAATTATCCAACAACAATCTGCAGTAAACTTGAAACCTATCACATTGGAATGTGGTGGTAAATCTGCGAACATGATCTTTGAAGATTGTGATTTAGAACAGGCCGTGAAATGGAGTGCATGGGgtattttcaacaatatgGGTCAAATCTGTTCCGGTACTTCAAGAGTCTTCGTGCAAGAATCTATTTACGAGGAATTTGTAGCACAATTGGCTGACCATGTCAAGAAAACTTATATCGTGGGTGCTCCTTCAGATGATGCCGTCATCGTCGGACCTCAAGTCTCCaaaaaacaacaagaacGTGTCCTTGAATACATTAAGATCGGTATCGAAGAAGGATGCAAAGTGCCATTGGGTGGTCTTGG from Kluyveromyces lactis strain NRRL Y-1140 chromosome D complete sequence harbors:
- a CDS encoding uncharacterized protein (similar to uniprot|P47771 Saccharomyces cerevisiae YMR170c ALD5 and to uniprot|P54114 Saccharomyces cerevisiae YMR169c ALD4), with the translated sequence MSFTSIKLADGTEYQQPLGLFINNEYVEAHGSETLTSYNPSSGEEICKVQCADPKIDVDLAVKAARDAFPGWKATPAIEKRDLFYKLAGLLERDIDILSKIESLDTGKPIANNAKYDILEVVEVLKYYAGWIDKAGGQSFAPSSEKLAYTLHQPLGVVGCIIPFNYPLAMMSWKWTAIATGNTTVFKSADQTPLSILYFAKLVKEAGFPAGVFNVLSGTGASVGSAIVKHTGVDKIAFTGSTAVGQIIQQQSAVNLKPITLECGGKSANMIFEDCDLEQAVKWSAWGIFNNMGQICSGTSRVFVQESIYEEFVAQLADHVKKTYIVGAPSDDAVIVGPQVSKKQQERVLEYIKIGIEEGCKVPLGGLGAPEPIANDPALANGYYVKPTILADVKASYRIAKEEIFGPVIVVGSFKDYKEALDIANDSDYGLGSAIFSKDIVTCHKFAQDVEAGMVWINSSNDVDINVPFGGVKMSGHGRELGEYGLANFTNVKSVHVNLGRKL